A single Cellulomonas sp. SLBN-39 DNA region contains:
- a CDS encoding ECF transporter S component yields the protein MSGFSTRLLLSCAAIGVAGGILGIPNYHLFTALSVAAPFLMGLAAGLYVLPGVVAQAAFRRPGVGFLTTMLAGVVSAPFTPTGFASVYGWLWIAVIMELPYAVALYRYWRAPVAYALAVGAAGLYTWMWWTYYDMGTYAAWAQALLPSLLLVGLVGSTWLGRLVAGRLAATGALRGLRLPEDRRRRAAVPGAASPDPADADPARTAGTGPVGAATPVVGAAAPTA from the coding sequence ATGTCCGGCTTCAGCACGCGCCTGCTGCTCTCGTGCGCCGCGATCGGCGTGGCGGGCGGGATCCTCGGCATCCCGAACTACCACCTCTTCACGGCGCTGTCGGTGGCCGCGCCGTTCCTCATGGGCCTGGCCGCGGGGCTGTACGTGCTGCCCGGGGTCGTCGCGCAGGCCGCGTTCCGCCGCCCCGGCGTCGGGTTCCTCACCACGATGCTCGCCGGCGTCGTCTCCGCACCGTTCACCCCGACGGGCTTCGCCTCGGTCTACGGCTGGCTGTGGATCGCCGTGATCATGGAGCTGCCGTACGCCGTGGCGCTCTACCGGTACTGGAGGGCGCCCGTCGCGTACGCCCTCGCCGTCGGTGCCGCGGGCCTCTACACGTGGATGTGGTGGACCTACTACGACATGGGCACGTACGCGGCGTGGGCGCAGGCCCTGCTGCCGTCCCTGCTGCTCGTCGGCCTGGTCGGGTCCACCTGGCTCGGGCGCCTCGTCGCCGGGCGGCTGGCGGCGACCGGGGCCCTGCGCGGGCTGCGCCTGCCCGAGGACCGTCGCCGCCGCGCCGCGGTCCCGGGCGCCGCGAGCCCGGACCCCGCCGACGCGGACCCCGCCCGCACGGCCGGCACGGGCCCGGTCGGCGCCGCGACGCCCGTCGTGGGCGCCGCCGCCC
- a CDS encoding general stress protein, with protein sequence MSFSRSSRIPTLPTLPEGESVATYPTYLQAQKAVELLAEKSFPVRAVTIVGTDLQMVERVLRRLSYPSAALGGFASGAWFGLFVGLLLTLFSSPGTANVILPAMLFGGAFGLLFSVITYSLTRGRRDFASSSQIVATSYSVLCLAEHAHRARALLVESGLGGVVDGWGTRGATPPAPPVTAARPDQPSTPPAPPQAGGTVGDDVPRPPA encoded by the coding sequence ATGTCGTTCAGCCGGTCCAGCCGCATCCCGACGCTCCCGACGCTGCCCGAGGGGGAGTCCGTCGCGACCTACCCCACCTACCTCCAGGCCCAGAAGGCCGTGGAGCTCCTCGCGGAGAAGTCGTTCCCGGTGCGCGCCGTGACCATCGTCGGCACGGACCTGCAGATGGTCGAGCGGGTGCTGCGGCGGCTGTCGTACCCGAGCGCCGCGCTCGGCGGGTTCGCGTCGGGGGCGTGGTTCGGCCTGTTCGTCGGCCTGCTGCTCACGCTGTTCTCGTCGCCCGGGACCGCGAACGTGATCCTGCCCGCCATGCTGTTCGGCGGCGCCTTCGGCCTGCTGTTCAGCGTCATCACCTACTCGCTGACCCGCGGGCGGCGCGACTTCGCGTCCTCGTCGCAGATCGTCGCGACGTCGTACTCGGTGCTGTGCCTGGCCGAGCACGCGCACCGCGCGCGTGCCCTGCTGGTCGAGTCCGGCCTCGGCGGCGTGGTCGACGGCTGGGGCACCCGCGGCGCGACCCCGCCGGCCCCGCCCGTGACCGCGGCGCGTCCCGACCAGCCGTCCACGCCGCCCGCACCGCCGCAGGCCGGCGGCACGGTCGGCGACGACGTGCCGCGGCCGCCGGCCTGA
- a CDS encoding aminopeptidase P family protein — protein sequence MTPQDPAAADETPLGTDGQPLADRGANRSQLGRTQNFVEYVTSGWGPRTSAPVERAAVADFTAARRSALSAHFPGARLVVPAGTFKVRSNDTDYRFRPHAAFVHLTGLGMEQEPDAVLVLHPVEDGTGDDGSAHTAVLYMSPMAGRDTPEFFSDARYGEFWVGARPTLEDVATSTGIRTAHLDDLRDALAKDVGTGGVELLVVRESDPTVEAVVEEIRATEEAGERDDRLAEALSELRLVKDAYEVEQMREAVTTTIDGFAKVVRALPDALAHRRGERVVEGTFLGHARQEGNYVGYETIAAAGEHATTLHWTDNDGAVRPGQLLLLDAGVEVDSLYTADVTRTLPVDGTFTDVQRRVYQAVLDAADAGFAAAVPGARFRDVHEAAMQVIAARLEEWGLLPVSAAEALLPQNQHHRRWMVHGTSHHLGIDVHDCAQARAQMYLDGVLEPGMVFTIEPGLYFKADDLLVPEEYRGIGVRIEDDVLVTADGNENLSAALPRDPDAVEAWMASLRA from the coding sequence GTGACCCCGCAGGACCCGGCCGCGGCCGACGAGACGCCCCTCGGCACGGACGGCCAGCCGCTGGCCGACCGGGGCGCGAACCGCTCGCAGCTGGGGCGCACGCAGAACTTCGTGGAGTACGTGACCTCCGGCTGGGGGCCGCGCACGAGCGCACCGGTCGAGCGGGCCGCGGTCGCGGACTTCACCGCCGCCCGGCGCAGCGCCCTGTCGGCGCACTTCCCCGGCGCGCGGCTGGTGGTGCCCGCCGGCACGTTCAAGGTCCGCTCGAACGACACCGACTACCGGTTCCGCCCGCACGCGGCGTTCGTGCACCTCACCGGGCTGGGCATGGAGCAGGAGCCCGACGCGGTGCTCGTGCTCCACCCGGTCGAGGACGGCACCGGCGACGACGGCAGCGCGCACACGGCCGTGCTGTACATGAGCCCGATGGCGGGGCGGGACACCCCGGAGTTCTTCTCCGACGCGCGGTACGGCGAGTTCTGGGTCGGTGCCCGGCCCACGCTGGAGGACGTCGCGACCAGCACGGGCATCCGCACCGCCCACCTGGACGACCTGCGCGACGCGCTCGCCAAGGACGTCGGCACCGGGGGCGTCGAGCTCCTCGTCGTGCGGGAGTCCGACCCGACCGTCGAGGCCGTCGTCGAGGAGATCCGCGCCACGGAGGAGGCCGGCGAGCGCGACGACCGCCTCGCCGAGGCGCTCTCGGAGCTGCGCCTCGTCAAGGACGCGTACGAGGTCGAGCAGATGCGCGAGGCCGTGACGACGACGATCGACGGGTTCGCCAAGGTCGTGCGCGCCCTGCCCGACGCGCTGGCGCACCGGCGCGGGGAGCGGGTCGTCGAGGGCACGTTCCTCGGGCACGCCCGCCAGGAGGGCAACTACGTCGGGTACGAGACAATCGCCGCGGCCGGCGAGCACGCGACGACGCTGCACTGGACCGACAACGACGGCGCGGTCCGCCCGGGCCAGCTGCTGCTGCTGGACGCGGGCGTCGAGGTGGACTCCCTGTACACGGCCGACGTGACGCGGACGCTCCCGGTCGACGGGACGTTCACCGACGTGCAGCGCCGCGTCTACCAGGCCGTGCTCGACGCGGCCGACGCCGGGTTCGCGGCCGCCGTGCCCGGCGCCCGGTTCCGGGACGTGCACGAGGCCGCGATGCAGGTGATCGCGGCCCGCCTGGAGGAGTGGGGCCTGCTGCCCGTCAGCGCGGCGGAGGCACTGCTGCCGCAGAACCAGCACCACCGGCGCTGGATGGTGCACGGCACGAGCCACCACCTGGGCATCGACGTGCACGACTGCGCGCAGGCCCGGGCGCAGATGTACCTCGACGGCGTCCTCGAGCCGGGCATGGTGTTCACCATCGAGCCGGGCCTGTACTTCAAGGCCGACGACCTGCTGGTGCCCGAGGAGTACCGGGGCATCGGCGTGCGCATCGAGGACGACGTGCTGGTCACGGCCGACGGCAACGAGAACCTCTCGGCCGCGCTCCCCCGCGACCCCGACGCCGTCGAGGCGTGGATGGCGTCGCTGCGGGCCTGA
- a CDS encoding PHP domain-containing protein: MRIDLHTHSRASDGTDAPARVVVDARAAGLDVVALTDHDTTAGWDEAARAATEVGVALVRGTEVSAKAHGISVHVLSYLQDPTATVLTRELDAARESRVHRAERMVELLARDVPITWQDVLDQSRDAVVVGRPHIADALVARGVVPDRSAAFTHLLASGGPYHVHHYAPEAAAAVAAVRAAGGVPVFAHPGADVRGRVVPDPVFDELAEAGLVGLEVHHRDHTPAQVERLLAIAARLDLLVTGSSDYHGDGKPNRLGENLTDPQVLAAIVAQGTTEVVGA, from the coding sequence GTGCGCATCGACCTCCACACCCACTCGCGCGCGTCCGACGGCACGGACGCGCCCGCGCGCGTCGTCGTCGACGCCCGCGCCGCCGGCCTCGACGTGGTGGCCCTCACCGACCACGACACCACCGCCGGCTGGGACGAGGCGGCCCGCGCCGCCACCGAGGTCGGCGTCGCGCTCGTGCGCGGGACTGAGGTCTCCGCCAAGGCGCACGGCATCAGCGTGCACGTGCTCAGCTACCTGCAGGACCCCACCGCCACGGTGCTCACCCGCGAGCTCGACGCCGCCCGCGAGTCCCGCGTGCACCGCGCCGAGCGGATGGTCGAGCTGCTCGCCCGCGACGTCCCGATCACCTGGCAGGACGTGCTCGACCAGTCCCGCGACGCCGTCGTCGTCGGCCGCCCGCACATCGCCGACGCGCTCGTCGCCCGTGGCGTCGTGCCCGACCGCAGCGCCGCGTTCACGCACCTGCTCGCCTCCGGCGGGCCGTACCACGTGCACCACTACGCCCCCGAGGCCGCCGCGGCGGTCGCCGCGGTCCGTGCCGCCGGCGGGGTCCCCGTCTTCGCCCACCCCGGTGCCGACGTCCGCGGCCGGGTCGTGCCCGACCCCGTCTTCGACGAGCTCGCCGAGGCCGGGCTCGTCGGCCTCGAGGTGCACCACCGCGACCACACCCCCGCCCAGGTCGAGCGCCTGCTCGCCATCGCCGCCCGCCTCGACCTGCTCGTCACCGGGTCCAGCGACTACCACGGTGACGGCAAGCCCAACCGGCTGGGGGAGAATCTCACCGACCCGCAGGTGCTGGCCGCGATCGTGGCCCAGGGGACGACGGAGGTGGTGGGCGCGTGA
- a CDS encoding MarC family protein: protein MSSVLDVQLFISAFVTLFVIMDPPGTVPIFLALTSSMTRQQRARAARQAILVAFGVIVGFALFGQSVLNYLHVSLPALQGAGGLLLLLVAMELLTGKLDNNEALEGTQGNVALVPLGTPLLAGPGAIVATMVFVQQATEPPDWVAISLGVVLVHICLYLSMRFANAIHRVLKDSGTLLVSRIAGLLLAAIAVQLLADAVLAFARG from the coding sequence GTGAGCAGCGTGCTCGACGTGCAGCTGTTCATCTCGGCGTTCGTGACGCTGTTCGTCATCATGGACCCGCCGGGGACCGTGCCGATCTTCCTCGCGCTGACCAGCTCGATGACCCGCCAGCAGCGCGCCCGGGCCGCACGGCAGGCGATCCTCGTCGCGTTCGGCGTCATCGTCGGCTTCGCGCTGTTCGGCCAGTCGGTGCTCAACTACCTGCACGTGTCGCTGCCCGCGCTGCAGGGCGCCGGCGGCCTGCTCCTGCTGCTCGTCGCCATGGAGCTGCTCACCGGCAAGCTCGACAACAACGAGGCGCTCGAGGGCACGCAGGGCAACGTCGCCCTCGTGCCGCTGGGCACCCCCCTGCTCGCCGGCCCCGGCGCGATCGTCGCCACCATGGTGTTCGTCCAGCAGGCCACCGAGCCGCCGGACTGGGTGGCCATCTCCCTCGGGGTGGTGCTCGTGCACATCTGCCTGTACCTGTCGATGCGGTTCGCCAACGCGATCCACCGGGTGCTCAAGGACTCCGGCACGCTGCTCGTCAGCCGCATCGCCGGTCTGCTGCTCGCCGCCATCGCCGTGCAGCTGCTCGCCGACGCGGTCCTCGCCTTCGCCCGCGGCTGA
- a CDS encoding DEAD/DEAH box helicase, whose protein sequence is MTTSADAVPTPVPTGARRASSVQAVDASFADFEVRPEIVEALAAAGISHPFPIQAMTLPVALAGHDIIGQAKTGTGKTLGFGVPLLHRVVAPGEDGYDRLPEPGLPQALVVVPTRELAVQVAGDLAMASRKRAVRIVQVYGGRAYEPQIEALQRGADVVVGTPGRMIDLLNQRHLKLSRATEVVLDEADEMLDLGFLPDVEKLLAATPPTRHTMLFSATMPGAIVAMARRYMRQPTHIRAAEPDDEGQTVKNIRQVVYRAHALDKVELLARILQARERGLTIVFTRTKRTAAKVADELVERGFAAGAIHGDLGQGAREQALRAFRHGKVDVLVATDVAARGIDVEDVTHVINYQCPEDEKTYLHRTGRTGRAGAQGTAVTFVDWDDIPRWGLIDRALGLGIPEPVETYSSSEHVRTDLDIPEGTTGRLPKAQRTRAGLGAETLEDVGETGKRNARPAGRGEGSRGDGSRGEARGRGRGAGRGEKDEREAAPRREGEAGTSEGEGRSRRRRRGGQDGAPVEATADAPAGTGPDAPAPGDATTEGSGEGAARRRRRRRSRGGAGQGDGAGAPATGDAEA, encoded by the coding sequence GTGACCACCTCCGCCGACGCGGTCCCGACCCCCGTGCCGACGGGTGCGCGCCGCGCGTCGTCCGTGCAGGCCGTCGACGCGTCGTTCGCGGACTTCGAGGTCCGCCCCGAGATCGTCGAGGCCCTCGCTGCCGCGGGCATCTCGCACCCGTTCCCCATCCAGGCCATGACGCTGCCGGTCGCGCTGGCCGGCCACGACATCATCGGCCAGGCCAAGACGGGCACCGGCAAGACCCTCGGGTTCGGCGTCCCGCTGCTGCACCGGGTCGTCGCACCCGGCGAGGACGGCTACGACCGGCTGCCCGAGCCGGGCCTGCCGCAAGCCCTCGTCGTCGTCCCGACGCGCGAGCTGGCCGTGCAGGTCGCCGGCGACCTCGCCATGGCCTCGCGCAAGCGCGCCGTGCGGATCGTGCAGGTCTACGGCGGGCGCGCGTACGAGCCGCAGATCGAGGCGCTGCAGCGCGGGGCCGACGTCGTCGTCGGCACCCCTGGCCGCATGATCGACCTGCTCAACCAGCGCCACCTCAAGCTGTCGCGCGCGACCGAGGTCGTGCTCGACGAGGCCGACGAGATGCTCGACCTGGGCTTCCTGCCCGACGTCGAGAAGCTGCTGGCCGCGACGCCGCCGACCCGCCACACCATGCTGTTCTCCGCGACCATGCCGGGCGCGATCGTCGCGATGGCGCGCCGCTACATGCGCCAGCCCACGCACATCCGAGCCGCCGAGCCCGACGACGAGGGCCAGACGGTCAAGAACATCCGTCAGGTCGTCTACCGCGCGCACGCCCTCGACAAGGTCGAGCTGCTGGCGCGGATCCTGCAGGCCCGCGAGCGCGGCCTGACCATCGTCTTCACGCGCACCAAGCGCACCGCGGCGAAGGTCGCGGACGAGCTCGTCGAGCGCGGCTTCGCCGCCGGCGCGATCCACGGCGACCTCGGCCAGGGTGCGCGCGAGCAGGCGCTGCGCGCGTTCCGGCACGGCAAGGTCGACGTGCTGGTCGCCACGGACGTCGCGGCGCGCGGCATCGACGTCGAGGACGTCACGCACGTCATCAACTACCAGTGCCCCGAGGACGAGAAGACGTACCTGCACCGCACGGGCCGCACCGGCCGCGCGGGTGCGCAGGGCACCGCCGTGACGTTCGTCGACTGGGACGACATCCCGCGCTGGGGCCTGATCGACCGGGCGCTCGGCCTGGGCATCCCGGAGCCGGTGGAGACGTACTCCTCGTCGGAGCACGTGCGCACGGACCTCGACATCCCCGAGGGCACGACGGGCCGGCTGCCGAAGGCGCAGCGCACGCGCGCCGGTCTGGGCGCCGAGACGCTCGAGGACGTCGGCGAGACGGGCAAGCGCAACGCGCGTCCCGCCGGGCGCGGCGAGGGCTCGCGCGGGGACGGCTCCCGCGGCGAGGCTCGCGGTCGCGGTCGCGGTGCGGGTCGCGGCGAGAAGGACGAGCGGGAGGCGGCTCCGCGTCGCGAGGGCGAGGCGGGCACGTCCGAGGGCGAGGGCCGGTCGCGGCGTCGTCGTCGCGGCGGCCAGGACGGCGCGCCCGTCGAGGCGACGGCCGACGCCCCGGCCGGCACGGGCCCCGACGCCCCCGCCCCCGGGGACGCGACGACGGAGGGCTCCGGCGAGGGCGCGGCGCGCCGTCGCCGCCGTCGCCGGTCGCGCGGCGGTGCCGGTCAGGGCGACGGGGCGGGTGCCCCGGCCACGGGTGACGCCGAGGCCTGA
- a CDS encoding ferritin-like fold-containing protein translates to MTTRADDPAAPVPTAAPPAGAGADAAEVPAEVTGQDAADAVEVLGLVAALEHRAFVRLAADTAQAPDVEQALALSRFAAACTGRRDRVLARIDELGGDPVAALARFDQVLDEFDDRTPSSTWWERLLKAYVGYGVADDFCRLASRGLDPRSRDLVAELLEDASHAELVVRELDRACADDEVLTSRLALWGRRLVGEALNVVQRVVQQRPGVARAVDRATADEPVPTSAQTAPVADVPAQAPARVINELTAEHTRRMSRLHLTA, encoded by the coding sequence ATGACGACCCGCGCCGACGACCCCGCCGCACCCGTCCCGACCGCGGCGCCGCCGGCGGGCGCCGGTGCGGACGCCGCCGAGGTCCCTGCCGAGGTCACCGGCCAGGACGCCGCCGACGCGGTCGAGGTCCTCGGCCTCGTCGCGGCCCTCGAGCACCGGGCGTTCGTGCGGCTCGCCGCCGACACCGCGCAGGCCCCCGACGTCGAGCAGGCCCTGGCGCTGAGCCGGTTCGCCGCCGCGTGCACCGGCCGGCGGGACCGGGTCCTGGCCCGCATCGACGAGCTCGGCGGCGACCCCGTCGCAGCCCTGGCGCGCTTCGACCAGGTGCTCGACGAGTTCGACGACCGCACGCCGTCGAGCACCTGGTGGGAGCGGCTGCTCAAGGCCTACGTCGGGTACGGCGTCGCCGACGACTTCTGCCGGCTCGCCTCGCGCGGCCTCGACCCCCGCTCGCGCGATCTCGTCGCCGAGCTCCTCGAGGACGCCTCGCACGCCGAGCTCGTGGTCCGCGAGCTCGACCGCGCGTGCGCCGACGACGAGGTCCTCACGTCCCGGCTCGCCCTGTGGGGGCGGCGCCTGGTGGGCGAGGCCCTCAACGTCGTGCAGCGGGTCGTGCAGCAGCGTCCCGGCGTGGCCCGCGCCGTCGACCGCGCCACCGCGGACGAGCCTGTCCCGACGTCCGCGCAGACGGCGCCGGTCGCCGACGTGCCGGCGCAGGCCCCGGCACGCGTCATCAACGAGCTGACCGCCGAGCACACCCGGCGCATGTCCCGCCTGCACCTGACGGCCTGA